The following are encoded in a window of Thermoproteota archaeon genomic DNA:
- a CDS encoding nucleotidyltransferase family protein has protein sequence MKAVILAGGRGKRLKPITDYVPKPLIPLNNVPIIEWQIRYLKKYGINEFIICTGYRTEQIKNFLDTKNNLQVKIRFSEEKTPLGTGGAIKKLRKWIKNESFIVINGDVITNININKLKSKTNTIASIQLKTKFGILDVKDNKIINFSEKKQVENLWMNAGIYHFSDKIFKDLPSKGDIEKTTFPKYAKEQKLNITKFENVEWYSIDSFKDMEDCSGRIKKIIKN, from the coding sequence ATGAAAGCAGTGATACTTGCAGGGGGAAGAGGAAAAAGACTCAAACCCATAACAGATTATGTTCCTAAACCACTAATTCCACTCAACAATGTTCCAATAATTGAATGGCAAATAAGATATTTGAAAAAATACGGCATCAATGAATTCATTATTTGTACAGGATATAGAACTGAACAAATTAAAAATTTTCTAGACACAAAAAATAATCTGCAAGTCAAAATACGATTTTCAGAAGAAAAAACACCACTTGGTACTGGAGGTGCAATAAAAAAATTAAGAAAATGGATTAAAAATGAATCATTCATTGTAATAAATGGAGATGTAATAACAAACATCAATATTAACAAACTAAAATCTAAAACTAATACAATTGCATCAATTCAATTAAAGACGAAATTTGGTATTCTGGATGTAAAAGATAATAAAATTATTAATTTTTCAGAAAAAAAACAAGTAGAAAATTTGTGGATGAACGCAGGAATATATCATTTTTCTGATAAAATTTTCAAAGATCTCCCATCTAAAGGAGATATTGAAAAAACAACATTTCCAAAATATGCAAAAGAGCAAAAATTAAACATAACAAAATTTGAAAATGTAGAATGGTATTCCATTGACTCATTCAAAGATATGGAAGATTGTTCTGGAAGGATTAAAAAAATAATAAAAAATTAA
- a CDS encoding thiolase family protein, which yields MNNVSIVGHGSTKFTTEDVSIEEQMVGAVKNLFDNTKNLTQKEIDGVLISTNSNSKYLSAIISETLGIEPNVSHTVESLCNSGTNAIVSAAAHVNSKIAKTILVIGGDRHDSPGQILEWDQARGEFKHPIFWASIFTSAYKRVNKVNDEQLALVSVKNYKNARDNPNAYSDKVISVEDVLSSKRLTDDLRILNCSRPCAGASAILLADNEIAKKFTDNPIKIQGIGQKTISASFTNNPNLTNMYSTSLASKMAFDAVGWSPSDIEVMELHDAFSVCEPMALESIGITNLGNGMSFLENMIKTNEKIINPRGGLIGAGHPLGATGIAQTIEIVQQLQGTAGKRQVDSPKKGLIHNMSAAATSSTILLLES from the coding sequence ATGAATAACGTTAGTATCGTAGGGCATGGAAGTACAAAATTTACTACAGAAGATGTTTCTATTGAAGAACAGATGGTAGGTGCCGTCAAAAACCTCTTTGACAACACTAAAAATCTAACACAAAAAGAAATTGACGGGGTTTTAATTTCCACAAACAGTAATTCAAAATACTTGTCAGCAATAATTTCAGAAACACTAGGGATCGAGCCAAATGTTTCTCACACAGTGGAAAGTCTATGTAACTCTGGAACAAATGCTATTGTTTCAGCTGCCGCCCATGTTAACTCAAAAATTGCAAAAACCATCTTAGTTATCGGAGGAGACAGACATGATAGTCCAGGTCAAATTTTGGAATGGGATCAAGCAAGAGGAGAATTCAAACATCCAATTTTTTGGGCATCCATTTTTACTAGTGCATACAAACGGGTAAACAAAGTTAATGATGAGCAACTAGCGCTTGTATCTGTAAAAAATTACAAAAATGCTAGAGATAACCCCAATGCATATTCAGACAAAGTCATCAGTGTTGAGGATGTGTTATCTTCAAAGAGATTAACAGATGATCTTAGAATTTTAAATTGTTCAAGACCTTGTGCTGGTGCATCAGCAATTCTTTTGGCAGACAATGAGATAGCGAAAAAATTCACAGATAACCCAATTAAAATTCAAGGAATAGGCCAAAAAACAATTTCTGCTAGTTTTACCAACAATCCAAATTTAACAAATATGTATTCAACCTCTTTAGCTTCAAAAATGGCATTTGATGCCGTAGGATGGTCTCCTTCAGATATTGAAGTCATGGAATTACATGATGCGTTTTCAGTATGTGAGCCGATGGCTCTTGAAAGTATTGGAATTACTAATCTTGGAAATGGAATGTCGTTTCTTGAAAATATGATCAAAACAAATGAAAAAATCATCAATCCAAGAGGAGGATTAATCGGAGCAGGTCATCCATTAGGTGCAACAGGAATTGCACAAACAATTGAGATAGTCCAACAATTACAAGGCACCGCAGGTAAAAGACAAGTAGATTCTCCAAAAAAAGGATTGATTCACAATATGTCTGCTGCTGCAACATCTTCAACGATATTACTATTGGAGTCGTAA
- a CDS encoding TrmB family transcriptional regulator produces the protein MGAFDSDLYQEIKDELSYFGLEKTDAEIYLTLLEFGPSTMSELATKLEVDRGKIYRAMERLQDLGMVILHNSKITSCEAVKPEEAFMMIIEKKKTKITELKHAAKTIEKELEQITRPTMSQAASAFSIIEGRNSIYARIGKLIQDAQNTVYLVTTADDLSRMFQTAIPEKINLAIKKNVSINIAVDANSGILQNLSSQYGISNIRIGTLPSKSRIIVEKKAHLLMSGAIKETNSLTEQSESILYSDSLEMIENMFSLCEQIWKKTKTTIVS, from the coding sequence ATGGGGGCATTTGATTCTGATCTTTATCAAGAGATCAAAGATGAACTATCTTATTTTGGATTGGAAAAGACTGATGCTGAAATTTATCTTACATTATTAGAATTTGGTCCATCTACTATGAGTGAACTTGCAACAAAACTTGAAGTTGATCGCGGAAAAATATATCGTGCAATGGAGCGATTACAAGATTTGGGAATGGTAATCTTGCATAATTCTAAAATCACATCTTGTGAAGCAGTCAAACCCGAAGAAGCATTTATGATGATTATAGAGAAAAAAAAGACAAAAATTACAGAATTGAAACATGCTGCAAAAACTATTGAAAAAGAATTAGAACAAATAACTAGACCGACTATGTCTCAAGCAGCATCTGCATTCTCAATTATTGAAGGTAGAAATAGCATTTATGCAAGAATTGGAAAATTAATTCAAGATGCTCAAAATACTGTCTATCTAGTAACTACTGCTGATGACCTATCAAGAATGTTTCAAACCGCAATTCCTGAAAAAATCAATCTTGCAATTAAAAAAAATGTGAGTATCAATATTGCAGTAGATGCTAACTCGGGCATATTACAAAATCTTTCGAGTCAGTACGGCATATCCAATATACGGATTGGGACTCTTCCATCTAAGAGTCGTATTATTGTAGAAAAAAAAGCACATTTGCTCATGTCTGGAGCAATAAAAGAAACAAACTCTCTAACTGAACAATCTGAATCAATTCTTTATTCAGATTCTTTAGAAATGATAGAAAATATGTTTAGTCTATGTGAGCAAATTTGGAAGAAGACAAAAACTACAATCGTAAGTTAA
- a CDS encoding LLM class flavin-dependent oxidoreductase produces the protein MGISYSLGSVLSINEVMECATIIGKHSPDTVWIPETWGMENFSMLTMASQKINNARIGSSIINIYSRSPALIAMGAVTVDTISKGRLILGLGTSSVPIVEDFHGGSFKNPLSRMSEYIDIINLVVSKKKIDFTGKFFNLKGFTLLVKPIREKIPIYIAAVNRKMTQLAWDKADGVIFYLRPLNELKETIKKFQSKRKIDVGCQIITAIDNDAEKAIERAKITLAFYVSVGKIYREFLEKNGFANEVNNIYDEFKISGLKSNHELVTDGMLKALTICGTPNDGIKKIEEFTNSGVTHPILQFNPVGEVHDSVKTLTKTFSGIGYE, from the coding sequence ATGGGTATTTCTTACAGTTTAGGCTCAGTATTATCAATAAATGAAGTAATGGAATGTGCTACTATCATAGGAAAGCACAGTCCAGATACGGTATGGATTCCCGAAACTTGGGGAATGGAAAATTTTTCTATGCTCACCATGGCTTCACAGAAAATAAACAATGCACGAATAGGGTCATCCATCATCAACATCTATTCTAGAAGTCCGGCACTAATAGCAATGGGAGCAGTAACAGTGGATACAATTTCTAAAGGTCGATTAATACTTGGGTTAGGAACCAGCAGCGTTCCAATAGTAGAGGATTTTCATGGAGGCAGTTTTAAAAATCCTCTATCTAGAATGAGTGAATATATTGACATCATAAATTTGGTAGTGTCAAAAAAGAAAATAGATTTTACAGGTAAATTCTTTAATTTGAAAGGATTTACTCTTTTAGTAAAACCAATTCGAGAAAAAATCCCCATCTATATTGCAGCAGTTAATCGAAAAATGACTCAACTTGCATGGGATAAAGCAGATGGAGTTATTTTTTACCTAAGACCCCTAAATGAATTAAAAGAGACAATCAAAAAATTTCAATCGAAACGAAAAATTGATGTCGGTTGTCAAATAATTACCGCCATAGATAACGACGCAGAAAAAGCTATTGAGAGGGCAAAAATAACATTAGCATTTTACGTCTCAGTTGGGAAAATTTATCGTGAATTTCTAGAAAAAAATGGATTCGCTAATGAAGTAAACAATATTTATGATGAATTCAAAATATCGGGATTAAAATCTAATCATGAATTAGTCACTGATGGGATGTTGAAAGCACTAACTATTTGTGGAACTCCTAATGACGGAATAAAAAAAATTGAGGAATTCACAAATTCAGGAGTAACTCATCCAATTTTACAATTTAATCCAGTTGGAGAAGTTCATGATTCCGTTAAAACACTAACAAAAACATTTTCTGGTATAGGATATGAATAA
- a CDS encoding DedA family protein yields MNEIESLIQWITELISEHLFLGVFLAALIETVFPPIPTLAIFPVAGYIASQSGAELLQVIILGIVGGIGATIGSTVIYFVAYFLGRKALLKYLRYARISEEKLVKIESWFERHGDKTVFFGRMVPVMREMISVPAGLLKMNIGKFLLFTFLGSCVYSTGVILAGYYFGISVFGN; encoded by the coding sequence TTGAATGAGATAGAATCATTAATTCAATGGATTACAGAGTTAATTTCAGAGCACCTTTTTTTAGGAGTATTTTTAGCAGCATTAATTGAAACTGTTTTTCCACCAATACCCACATTAGCAATTTTTCCAGTTGCAGGATACATAGCATCACAAAGTGGTGCGGAATTATTGCAAGTCATAATACTAGGAATTGTTGGAGGTATTGGTGCGACAATTGGTTCTACTGTGATTTATTTTGTAGCATATTTTTTGGGAAGAAAAGCACTTTTGAAATACCTCAGATATGCTAGAATTTCTGAAGAAAAATTAGTCAAAATTGAAAGTTGGTTTGAACGACATGGGGACAAAACAGTATTTTTTGGAAGGATGGTTCCAGTCATGAGGGAGATGATTTCAGTTCCTGCAGGATTATTAAAAATGAATATTGGAAAATTTCTATTATTCACATTTTTAGGATCCTGTGTGTATAGCACAGGAGTAATTCTAGCAGGATATTATTTTGGCATTTCAGTATTTGGAAATTAA